In Nocardioides sp. JQ2195, a genomic segment contains:
- the ispD gene encoding 2-C-methyl-D-erythritol 4-phosphate cytidylyltransferase: MTEAKNVAVLLAGGVGVRVGLDVPKQLIKIAGHPIMEHTLGVLDRHPDVDEIIVLMTPGHLDAVHAMVKSGGYRKVTQVLEGADTRSGTTMKALAAIESDDAKVLLHDAVRPLLSNRIITECFAALDDYDAVDVAIPSADTIIEVDEKNTILNVPPRASLRRGQTPQAFTSSVIKEAYRLAAEDPSFEATDDCSVVLRYLPQVPIWVVKGDERNMKVTEPIDLYLADKLFQLTAHDLPETRSEADYREALAGRTMVVFGGSYGIGADIAQLAKEYGANVATFSRSTTGTHVQRREDIVEAATTVLEEHGSIDFVVNTAGVLPRGALVDASDDTIFSATDINYIAPILIAQEFHPHLRATGGSLLLFTSSSYTRGRSGYSLYSSAKAATVNLTQALADEWAADGIRVNCINPERTGTPMRTKAFGEEPPESLLQSTVVARASLDTLLSGGTGHLIDLRRADPLAAALADHEDLADDEAWDDTDS, translated from the coding sequence GTGACCGAAGCGAAGAACGTGGCAGTGCTCCTGGCCGGTGGGGTGGGCGTGCGGGTCGGGCTCGACGTGCCCAAGCAGCTCATCAAGATCGCCGGCCACCCGATCATGGAGCACACCCTGGGTGTCCTCGACAGGCACCCCGATGTCGACGAGATCATCGTGCTGATGACCCCGGGACACCTCGACGCGGTGCACGCCATGGTCAAGAGCGGCGGTTACCGCAAGGTCACCCAAGTCCTCGAGGGCGCCGACACCCGCAGCGGCACCACCATGAAGGCCTTGGCCGCCATCGAGTCCGACGACGCGAAGGTGCTGCTCCACGACGCCGTCCGTCCCCTGCTGAGCAACCGCATCATCACCGAGTGCTTCGCCGCGCTCGATGACTACGACGCGGTCGACGTGGCGATCCCCTCGGCCGACACGATCATCGAGGTCGACGAGAAGAACACCATCCTCAACGTGCCTCCCCGGGCCAGCCTGCGCCGGGGCCAGACGCCCCAGGCATTCACCTCCTCGGTGATCAAGGAGGCCTACCGTCTGGCTGCCGAGGACCCGAGCTTCGAGGCGACGGACGACTGCTCCGTCGTGCTGCGCTACCTCCCCCAGGTGCCGATCTGGGTGGTCAAGGGCGACGAGCGCAACATGAAGGTCACCGAGCCGATCGATCTCTACCTGGCCGACAAGCTGTTCCAGCTCACCGCCCACGACCTGCCCGAGACCCGCTCCGAGGCCGACTACCGCGAGGCCCTCGCCGGCAGGACGATGGTGGTCTTCGGCGGCAGCTACGGCATCGGGGCCGACATCGCCCAGCTCGCCAAGGAGTACGGCGCCAACGTGGCGACCTTCAGCCGCTCCACCACCGGGACCCATGTCCAGCGACGCGAGGACATCGTCGAGGCGGCGACCACCGTGCTCGAGGAGCACGGATCGATCGACTTCGTCGTGAACACCGCCGGGGTCCTGCCGCGGGGCGCCCTCGTGGACGCGAGTGACGACACGATCTTCTCCGCGACCGACATCAACTACATCGCGCCGATCCTGATCGCCCAGGAGTTCCACCCGCACCTCAGGGCCACCGGCGGCAGCCTCCTCCTGTTCACCTCGAGCTCCTACACCCGCGGGCGCAGCGGCTACAGCCTCTACTCCTCCGCGAAGGCGGCCACGGTCAACCTGACGCAGGCCCTGGCGGACGAGTGGGCGGCGGATGGCATCCGGGTCAACTGCATCAATCCCGAGCGCACCGGCACTCCGATGCGCACGAAGGCCTTCGGCGAGGAGCCTCCGGAGTCCCTGCTGCAGTCGACCGTGGTTGCCCGGGCATCCCTCGACACCTTGCTGTCGGGGGGCACCGGGCACCTGATCGACCTGCGTCGAGCGGACCCGCTCGCGGCGGCCCTGGCCGACCACGAGGACCTCGCCGACGACGAGGCCTGGGACGACACCGACTCCTGA